DNA sequence from the Sulfurimonas sediminis genome:
TATGCCCCGCTTTTGCCGCACGCTCTAACAGTTCGGCTGCTTTAGAGATGTTTTGTTCTACTCCATACCCGTTGTAATACATCAGCGACAAATTATAGGTTGCATTGATGTTCCCCTGCTTTGCTTCTGTGTCTAGCAATGAAAATGCTTTTTTATAATTTCCGGTATGAAAGGCTTCAAAAGCAGCATCTGATCCGTATAACAATATACTCAGCAACAAGATAGAAAGTAATTTTTTCATGCAATTCCTTTTGTCATATATAGTACAATAAAGAGGAGAGAAACAGGGCACCCAAAAATGTCACCACTAACATTACAGAGCGTTTTTGCGACTCTTGTATCCCGTGATGTGCCTCCAGATAATCACTCAGTCGGATTGCCGGATAGATTGTAAAAATAAACATTGGGAAGGTCAGTACCAAAATAATCATAACATCGTGAAGTGTCATCAAAATTCCTCGAAATTAAATTTTTCTTTATAATTATTATTATATCATATAACAAAGGGGTTACTATGAAAAAAATCATAATTTCGACGATTTCGATACTTTTAAGCACTCTGCTTTTCAACGCCTGCTCAACAGCAAAAATATCATCCGAAGATGTAAAAACAGCTGGTTTCATATATTTCAAACATGAGATTCCACTCAAAAAAGTCCATACTCTCATTCGCGAAGCCGGTGAAAAAAACGGTTGGAGAATCACTGAGTTTAAAGAAAATATGCTTATCGGAGAAAAAGAAGAAAATGGTAAAATGAAAGCAGTTACCATTACTTTTGCAAAAAATTATTTTAATATCTCACCAAAAGATGCTGATTTGCAAGAAGCGATACAAAAGGAGCTGCAGGAGTAGTCATATTTATATATTTTTGATACACTTTATTCAAAAGAAATAAAAGGTATTGAATGGATTTTTTCAAATATATACATGCAGTTGGCACCGGTCCAAAAGGCAACAGAGATTTAAGCTTTCAAGAGAGCAAAGATATGATGCAGCAGATTTTGGACCAAAGTGTCCCGAGTGAACAGATTGCCGCATTTTTACTGGGCTGGAGACTCAAGCCTGAAACAACAGAAGAGTTTCGCGGCGCATTAAGTGCGTGTGATGCGTATACCAAAAAAGAAAATTTTCCCGATTCAATAGAATTGGGATATCCTTTTGACGGAAAAGCCAAAAATCCATATATTTTTCCACTGGTTGCAAAAGCACTTGAAAATACAGATTTGAAACTAGTGATTATGGGTGATGACAAACAACCTGCAAAAGACGGCATTACAATAAAAGATATATGCCAAAACATTGATCTTCACCAAAACATACAATACTTTGACAGAAAAAAGTATTGTAACAAACTGCATCAACTTACAGACATCAGAAATAAGCTGGGACTCAGAAGTGGGTTTAATACCATAGAAAAACTGCCAAAAGTGGCAAACAGTCAGTATGCGATTACAGGCGTTTTTCATAAACCTTATGTTAAAAAGTATGTTGAAATTTTTGCAGACAGATATGAGTCTTTTGCTTTGATTCAGGGCAATGAAGGAACACCGGAACTTTTCAGCAAAGGACGTATATGGATTATGAAGTCAAACAACATAGAAGAAATAATAGTAGCTCCTCAATATTACGGCATTCATTATAAAAAATCCTGGGAGCAGATAAGCCTTGCGGACTCTCTTGAACAGCTGAACAACCCTTCTGACGAATATTTAAAACTGGCAAAGCTCAATGCGGCAGTGTACCTTTTCATAGCACAAAAATATAAAACAATTGAAGATGCCTTTGATGCGCTTTCATAAATATTGTTTTATGGATGTAAACAATCCATTGTTTTTGTAATATTTATATTGCCACGCAATGCTTTACAGGTAAAAAGTTCCTCTCTGTCAAGAAAAAAAAGTGTCGGGTATTGTGTGGTATAAAGCATTTCTATCGGAAAGCTCTCTTCCTGGTTTCTATAAACCAAAACAAAAACTGCATTTTTCTCAATAAGTGAAGTAAGTCTTTTACTGTTTATCATTTTCATAAGAGCTTTATTGCAGGCAGAACACCCTTTTTTTGTCAAAAAAACAAGAAGTATTTTATTTGATTTGAGCGCTTTGTACTGTGCAGTGTTATAAGAATTCTCTATAGTAAATCCCTCTAACTCAAACAACAGAAGAAGCATGAACACGATACTTCTAATCAAAAGATTTTTCCAGGTGTGTCAGTGTTATGACAGGAGGGTCCGGCAGTTGCGGATAGGCTGCTTTTACAATATTTGTCACCCATTGCGGATAAATTCGAAAATTGAGTTTGATCTCTACATGTAAAGGATATCGGAGTGGTTTTTGCAGCAGGAATCTATTTACGACCCGCTTGCCTGCCGGTATTCTCGTATCTTTGAGTAATTTTTCATACCGCCAGAAAAACAGTCCCACAGGATTGCCTTCTTTGTCCCCAAATACTTTGTTAAAAATAACAGAACCTTTTTCTATCTCCCCTTCTTTGTTGAGTTTTCCGCTGCTAAAAACAGTTTTTCCCTGGCTGTCCTTCACCGTTATGTCAAGCCACAACTCACGAAAATCTGCTGCTCCTGTCGGCAGTTTATGTCCTGCACCAACATTTTTCACGCCTACAAAGAGCACATTGTTCTCAATATCCGCATCGAGTTTGGCGGATGTTTTAAGAAGCTGAAGAGACTGTGATTCATTCTCTTTGTTCTTTAATCCGCTCAGAAAATGATTGCCTCCTGCAAAATAGTGTACTTTTATATCTTTTTTAGACTGACCGCCAAGCGTTGAATGCCCCTGTAACGGAGAAAATTTTCCGTTTTTCATATAGGTCATATGACAGTCTATACAATCTTTATGCTCTTTTGGGTTTTGCGGATTGTTATATGGTGACTCTTTCCACTGTTCATAGGTAGAAACAACTTTTTTTCCGCTGTGTGGCAAAAATTCATTATGACAGGAGGCACAGTACTGACTCTTTTTATACAAAGGCTTCATATATTCCTGCTTGTGGATCTGCGGTTTTGCATTGATAAGTTTTTGGCTTATCCATACTTTCATATCTGTATGTGCGTCTTCATAGAGATACTTTTTTCTTTTTGTAAGATTCAAGCTGTAGGAACTGTTGCCCATTGATTTTGCATCAACAATTCGATGGCATGCGATACATGAAACCCCCTGCTCCAGTCTGTTCGGATGGTTTTTATACGTATTAATCAGGTTTTGCGAAGCTTTTGTAAACAATGGTTCCGGCATCATATTGTCTTGCATAAAATGTGTTGTTCTTTCCTGGTGCATACTCACGGCACTCGGATTATGACAGCCCATACACCATTGTCTGAACTCTTTGCCTCTGTCCATTTCAGCCAAATTTTCAAGCACCATATAGTATGGATTGGAATCTGCGAGATGTCTATGGTTTGAATCTGCCCATTGTTGAAAGATAGCCGGGTGGCAGGCTTTACATGTAACGGAGTTTGTCCAGTCTATACTGTGATGATGTTTTGCACCGTCTGTAAAGATGATATTTGTCAGTTTCTCTGAACTTGAATAGGCATAGTTTGGGAAGAATATCAGCAAAAGAGGAAGAACAGCTGTAATTTTTTTTACCGCAAAAAATTTTCTCAGATGCAGTGCAAAAAAGAACAGCAATACAAAAGAGCCATAAAGGTGTATGTAGTAAGAAACAATGCCATAGATATCACCGCCTCTGTTTCCTATCAAGAACAGGTACGTTCCGCTGACGAGTAAAAACACAAATACAAAAGCAAATGCCAACCCGCTTTTGCTTTTGTGTTTCATAATTATCATACTCTCATAAATATGCTTATATAAAAAAGGAAGAACAAAAAACAGTGTGAGAACTACAGAGCCAAAAATGTGAAGAAATTCTATCACTCGAAAATAGGACCATTGCAGTGAAAAATAGTTCATCAGCAAAATTCCACTGACAAACATAAAGAGAATATCAAGGTTTATATATAAAATTTTCATTGCAGTTCCTTATACTCGACAACATCACCTTCAAGTGATTTTAAAAATGCTACGATTTCATCTATCTGTATCTCTGTCAACTCCATGCTTAACTGGTATTTTCCCATAATACGGACAGCTTCGCGTAAATCAAATACGGCTCCGTTATGAAAATAGGGAGATGTTTTGGTAACATTGCGCAAAATAGGCACCCGAAAAAGCTGTTCGTTGTTTTTGCCTAAAAATCCGCCCTTGTTTTCAAAAGGATATCTGCTGTACGGCTTCACATTAAAATCAAAAGCAGCCACATCACGCCCAATGTATTGCGTGCTGAAAATACCGGTGACATCTATGATATGATTATAATTTCGTGTCGGAAATTTCTGGATGGTCTGCCCTCCGACTGTTATGCCCGTATGACACCCTTTGCATCCGAGCTGAATGAAGTTTCGAAAACCTCTTTTTGCCTCCGCACTCATTGCTGCATTGTCCCCTTCCAAAAATCTGTCATAGGCACTGCGTGTCAAAAGTGTTTTTTGGTAAACATCCAAAGCCTTACAGACATTTTCAAAGGTCACGCCGTCCGAAAAAATCTTTTCAAAAGTTTGTTTATATCTCTGGTTGTTTTTTAGCCTTGTTTCGACTGCCTGTGCCGATAGATTCATTTTGTATTTATCATGTATCATAGGAGCTACAGCTGCTTTGGAGCTTGTGAGTGAACCATCCCACATTCTGTATTTTGCCAAGGCTGAATTTAATATTGTCGGTGTGTTTAAATGGTTTGGAGCAGTTTTGGCACCTACTCCTATTGCCGTAGAGAGTCTGTCACTGCCGCTTTCATCCTTAATATGACATACCATACAGTCGGTTTTTGCCTGGGGATGTGTCAGGTCATCTAAAAACTGCTTTTTATTATGAGGATTTTTTTTCAGCATATGACAAGAAGCACAGCTGACTGTTTTATCCTGCGAAAGTATTGTGTCAAAGTACAGACTTCTGCCTAAAGCTACTTTCTCTTTTGTTATCGGATTTTCTTTTGAATCCAGCAGTTTTAAAAATCTATCATACTCTTTGGGTATCGGCTGCATTCCTCTGCTTAAGGCAATTTCACGAAGTTGATCATCACTGTAGAGCTGTTTTGGCTTGTTTGGAATTATATAAGGAAGCAGCTCTATCCATACAACAATAATAAAAATTGCCAGGAAAGTCAAGCGTAGCATAATGCACTCCCTTTATAAAACGAATATAAGATTAGATGCCAAAAAACTTTTTCAGCCAGTCTCTTTCTTCTTTTGTCTCTATATAGATTTTTCTCACTGTTTGATTTGCATCGCCAAGGACGATAACATCATTTCCTACAACTTTCAAATGTTGTTTTCCCCACTTTTGATCCAATTCATCCATGCGGTACAATGAATCTGCCGCATCCGGTTTCTCTTTGGTCCCTGTTCTTGTATCTACAATGGCAAGACCACCGATTGTTTTTTCAAACTTATACGGACTGTAGACTTTAATCTCTTTGTAAATTCTGTGCGGCTTTGTATCCGGGGTAGCTTTTTGTATCGCTATAAACCCAAGTGCAAAAAATGCAAACAATATCCCTAAAAACAATCCTTTTTTAGCGTTCATTATGACTCCAATTTTCTATATATTTTTTTGCTTTTTCATCAAGCATTTTCATTCTCTCTTTTCCTTTGGGCAAACTTTTACGCAGTTTTTTCATCTCCTGCAAAAATTCTGAAATTCCATTTGGAATCATCTTTTGCAGATATTTTCTTAAATGCTTTGCCATCGCAGGAGAAGCACCTGAAGTTGATATTGCAATAATCAGATCCTCTTTTTTTACATACGAAGGAAAAATAAAATCACAATACTCAACCGAGTCCACAGCATTACACAAACAATTATACTGCTTGGACTCCTCAAATATCTCTGCCTGCAGTGCAATACTGTCCACAGCAACCACTGCAACAGCAAACTCCCGTATATCACCTTTTTTGTACTTACGCTTTTCATACACAAGATTTTCTTCTTCTATGCGCTGCAGCATCTCCTCTGAAAATTCATTTGCAATGATATGTATATCTTTTGTAAAATCAAGAAGATGTTCCAATTTTTCATACGCAACATTTCCGCCACCTACTATAAGAATTTTTTTACCGTCTAATTTTAAAAATGCCGGAAAATAAGCCATTCCAAATACCCTTACTTAAGTTTTTGTAATCTAATCATAACATATACAGACATAAAGTTCTTGACAAATATCAATTTAAATTTAGATAAAGATAGATACAATCATTATGCTAAAAATTAATATAAAGTAATACAGATGAAACAAGAGATACTTTCAAGAATACAGAAAAAGTTTCCGTTGGTACAAAAACCTTTTGAGGTGATTGCTGATGAGTTGGGTATGCGAGAAGATGAAGTTTTAGAGATATTGCAAGCAGAAAAAAAAGCAAATATCATACGACAGACTTCCGCTATATTTGACACAAAACGCCTGGGGTACAAGTCATCTTTGGTTGCGTTTAAAATTCCCGAAGAAAAAATCAGCACTGCCGTAAAGATTATCAATGCCCATCCGGGTGTTTCGCATAACTACGAAAGAAACCATGATTTTAACATCTGGTTTACCATGGCAGTTGCACCTGATTCTGTTTTGGGTTTAGAAAAAACAATACAAACACTTGCGAGCCTTACAGAGGCAGATGATTATATTGTTCTGCCTACATTGAAGCTTTTTAAAATCAATGTCAAACTCAATACGACAGGAAAAGACGAAAAAAAAGAAGAGGTAAAAAAAGTTGTTCATAAAGATATAAAACTGACACCTTTGCACCATAAAATTATTCAAAGAGTGCAGTATGACATTGATTTTGTCAGTGAACCCTTTGCTGATATCATCAATGATCTCGATATAGACTACGAAACCTTTTTCAATACCCTGCAGGAGTTGCAAGAAGCCGGTGTCATGAGACGGTTTGCCTCCATTTTAAACCATAGAAAAGCAGGTTTCAATGCAAATGCCATGGTCGTATGGGATGTTGATGAAACGATTGGTGATGAGATAGGGGCAAAAGCAGCGGCTTTTTCTGCCGTAAGTCACTGCTACCTGCGTCCAAAATACAAAAACTGGCCCTATAATCTCTTTACAATGGTCCACGGAAAAACGACACAAGAGACAAATGCCATGATTGCGGAGATGGCACAGGAGATAGAGTCAAAAGACTACATGCCTCTGTACTCATCAAAAGAGTTTAAAAAGGTACGGATTGAGTATTTCACACCCAAATTTGCCGAATG
Encoded proteins:
- a CDS encoding cytochrome-c peroxidase, which produces MLRLTFLAIFIIVVWIELLPYIIPNKPKQLYSDDQLREIALSRGMQPIPKEYDRFLKLLDSKENPITKEKVALGRSLYFDTILSQDKTVSCASCHMLKKNPHNKKQFLDDLTHPQAKTDCMVCHIKDESGSDRLSTAIGVGAKTAPNHLNTPTILNSALAKYRMWDGSLTSSKAAVAPMIHDKYKMNLSAQAVETRLKNNQRYKQTFEKIFSDGVTFENVCKALDVYQKTLLTRSAYDRFLEGDNAAMSAEAKRGFRNFIQLGCKGCHTGITVGGQTIQKFPTRNYNHIIDVTGIFSTQYIGRDVAAFDFNVKPYSRYPFENKGGFLGKNNEQLFRVPILRNVTKTSPYFHNGAVFDLREAVRIMGKYQLSMELTEIQIDEIVAFLKSLEGDVVEYKELQ
- a CDS encoding thioredoxin family protein — protein: MFELEGFTIENSYNTAQYKALKSNKILLVFLTKKGCSACNKALMKMINSKRLTSLIEKNAVFVLVYRNQEESFPIEMLYTTQYPTLFFLDREELFTCKALRGNINITKTMDCLHP
- a CDS encoding glycosyl transferase: MDFFKYIHAVGTGPKGNRDLSFQESKDMMQQILDQSVPSEQIAAFLLGWRLKPETTEEFRGALSACDAYTKKENFPDSIELGYPFDGKAKNPYIFPLVAKALENTDLKLVIMGDDKQPAKDGITIKDICQNIDLHQNIQYFDRKKYCNKLHQLTDIRNKLGLRSGFNTIEKLPKVANSQYAITGVFHKPYVKKYVEIFADRYESFALIQGNEGTPELFSKGRIWIMKSNNIEEIIVAPQYYGIHYKKSWEQISLADSLEQLNNPSDEYLKLAKLNAAVYLFIAQKYKTIEDAFDALS
- a CDS encoding precorrin-2 dehydrogenase/sirohydrochlorin ferrochelatase family protein encodes the protein MAYFPAFLKLDGKKILIVGGGNVAYEKLEHLLDFTKDIHIIANEFSEEMLQRIEEENLVYEKRKYKKGDIREFAVAVVAVDSIALQAEIFEESKQYNCLCNAVDSVEYCDFIFPSYVKKEDLIIAISTSGASPAMAKHLRKYLQKMIPNGISEFLQEMKKLRKSLPKGKERMKMLDEKAKKYIENWSHNER
- a CDS encoding siroheme decarboxylase subunit alpha, whose protein sequence is MKQEILSRIQKKFPLVQKPFEVIADELGMREDEVLEILQAEKKANIIRQTSAIFDTKRLGYKSSLVAFKIPEEKISTAVKIINAHPGVSHNYERNHDFNIWFTMAVAPDSVLGLEKTIQTLASLTEADDYIVLPTLKLFKINVKLNTTGKDEKKEEVKKVVHKDIKLTPLHHKIIQRVQYDIDFVSEPFADIINDLDIDYETFFNTLQELQEAGVMRRFASILNHRKAGFNANAMVVWDVDETIGDEIGAKAAAFSAVSHCYLRPKYKNWPYNLFTMVHGKTTQETNAMIAEMAQEIESKDYMPLYSSKEFKKVRIEYFTPKFAEWEKKHATVA
- a CDS encoding cytochrome b/b6 domain-containing protein; amino-acid sequence: MKILYINLDILFMFVSGILLMNYFSLQWSYFRVIEFLHIFGSVVLTLFFVLPFLYKHIYESMIIMKHKSKSGLAFAFVFVFLLVSGTYLFLIGNRGGDIYGIVSYYIHLYGSFVLLFFFALHLRKFFAVKKITAVLPLLLIFFPNYAYSSSEKLTNIIFTDGAKHHHSIDWTNSVTCKACHPAIFQQWADSNHRHLADSNPYYMVLENLAEMDRGKEFRQWCMGCHNPSAVSMHQERTTHFMQDNMMPEPLFTKASQNLINTYKNHPNRLEQGVSCIACHRIVDAKSMGNSSYSLNLTKRKKYLYEDAHTDMKVWISQKLINAKPQIHKQEYMKPLYKKSQYCASCHNEFLPHSGKKVVSTYEQWKESPYNNPQNPKEHKDCIDCHMTYMKNGKFSPLQGHSTLGGQSKKDIKVHYFAGGNHFLSGLKNKENESQSLQLLKTSAKLDADIENNVLFVGVKNVGAGHKLPTGAADFRELWLDITVKDSQGKTVFSSGKLNKEGEIEKGSVIFNKVFGDKEGNPVGLFFWRYEKLLKDTRIPAGKRVVNRFLLQKPLRYPLHVEIKLNFRIYPQWVTNIVKAAYPQLPDPPVITLTHLEKSFD
- a CDS encoding tetratricopeptide repeat protein; this encodes MKKLLSILLLSILLYGSDAAFEAFHTGNYKKAFSLLDTEAKQGNINATYNLSLMYYNGYGVEQNISKAAELLERAAKAGHKKALQNVGRIYMQTMNFDKAAEWLKKNAKEGDTKACYLLSEIYVTQNKFKEAKKWAQRAIDSGNSEVLLLYKEYKLQNY